TAACTTAGAAGAACTTGTGTTAGGTTTTTTAGCCTCAGAAGGCGTGATTTTCAAACGTGAAGATTTGTTGCAACTAGAATTAGATGATCAGCGTGGCTATGCACATGTAAAAGTTACAACAGATATTGAAAAGGCAAACTATCTTTCAACCAAGAGAATGGTCGCTTCCTGTTGTGGTAAAAGTAGAGAGTTCTACTTCCAAAATGATGCGGCTATCGCAAAAACATCTATGTCTACAATACAATTATCACCATCGCAAATACTTCACATGATGGCGCAACTACAAGCACACAGTAAGACATTCATTGCAACAGGTGGTCTACATAACGCAGCCATTAGTGATGGCAACGCATTCTATGTTCACCGCCAAGATATCGGGCGTCATAATGCACTCGATAAACTATACGGTTACTGCATTAAACGTCATATTTCTGTACGTGATAAAATCTTAATTTTTAGTGGCCGTATCTCTTCTGAAATATTAATTAAAGCAGCAAAAATCGGTGTAGGTATGATTATTTCTAAGTCAGCACCAACAACACTGGCTGTCCAACTCGCACAGGATTTAAATATTACAGCTATTGGTTTCGTAAGAGAAGGTCACTTCAATATTTACAGCCATCCAGAACGCGTTGACGGTGCACCGAAGCAACTTCCGGCATCACAGCAATGTCGTACATAACGTCAAGCATAATGAAATACACCCCGAAAAATTGAATGATGAATTCAATTTTTCGGGGTGTATTTTTGTACATAGATGGATCTGAAATATATTAAATTTATGCGGTTGGAAGCTGATAACTGGCATCCCAACCTTCTTACCTGTTCAAAGCCGATTGCTTATCGTCTTCTCGGTTTCAATGCTGTTAATCCATGTGCTTTGATAGTCTGTAATAAATATGGCCATGCATTGGTGCTTATCTTAACATCTCTTTGACGCCCTATTCTTTTCATCTGCGCCTCATAGTAACTGACACCAATGATTACGCCCAGCACTTGATCAATCTGAGGGATTTTAGTCGTTAATCGTGGTGTTGACAAGTTTATATTTCCAGTTTTTCGATAAACTTCGACTAAGTCTGATTGTAGAACAAAAGGTCTTGCCAAGCCAATCATTGAGACACCACTCTCAATTGCTTCTTCCATTTGGTCTTTTTTACGAAAGCCTCCTGTTGAAACGATTGGCACATTCGTTAACTCCGATAAAGCAACAGCATAACTTAAAAAGCTTGCACCATTTTCATGTTCACTTCCAAATACTGGTGCCTCATAGTTCCCACCAGAAATTTCAATTAAATCAATGCCTAACTCAGACATTGTTTTAACGACTTGTTGACAATCTTCAAAGCCAAAACCAGTTTCTTTGAAATCAGAAGCATTTAGCTTTAATGCAATTGTGAAATCTGACCCTAAATTTTCTCGTAAACCTTGATAGATTTCAATTAAAAAACGCATACGATTTTCTAAACTACCACCATAGCGGTCTGTACGTTGATTATCTGCTGGCGATAAGAATTGGTTCACAAGATATCCATGAGCCGCATGAATTTGAACCCCTGTAAATCCTGCTTCCTTCGCCTTAATTCCTGCTGAAACAAATTTTTTAATCGTTTCTTTAATTTCAAATGTACTCATTCGACGAGGTGGTCGAAAAGCAGACTTGGCACTTCCAGAAATAGGAACTGCACTTGGTGCAATCGGTACCTGATTCATAGATCGATACATCTGTTTTCCTGGATGATTGAGTTGGAGCCACATAGGTACGCCTTGTGTTTTCCCTGCCTCAGCCAATTTTGAAAATGCTGATATGTCTGATTGGTCATCCAATACGATATTGCCCGGCTCTGCTAAATAACGTCTGTCGACCATGATATTTCCACTTACTATGACACCGATTGACTGTTTAGACCAATGTTTATATAAAGCAATCAACTCATCACTCGGATTGTTCTCTTTATCTCCCATCGTTTCACTCATTGCTGATTTGAAAAAGCGATTTTTTAATTGTGCACCATTCGGCAAGACCAATTCTTCTAATAATGTTTTGTTCATAGTAATCCCTTCCGATAAGCTGCAATCACCTGATCACAGTAATCTATTAATTTCTTTGCTTTAACGTCGTTA
This region of Staphylococcus sp. IVB6240 genomic DNA includes:
- the fdhD gene encoding formate dehydrogenase accessory sulfurtransferase FdhD, with protein sequence MDHDIRYNQTMIRYQDGELIETTDDYVTEFPLTVIVNGHEFATIICSPNNLEELVLGFLASEGVIFKREDLLQLELDDQRGYAHVKVTTDIEKANYLSTKRMVASCCGKSREFYFQNDAAIAKTSMSTIQLSPSQILHMMAQLQAHSKTFIATGGLHNAAISDGNAFYVHRQDIGRHNALDKLYGYCIKRHISVRDKILIFSGRISSEILIKAAKIGVGMIISKSAPTTLAVQLAQDLNITAIGFVREGHFNIYSHPERVDGAPKQLPASQQCRT
- a CDS encoding NADH:flavin oxidoreductase/NADH oxidase family protein; protein product: MNKTLLEELVLPNGAQLKNRFFKSAMSETMGDKENNPSDELIALYKHWSKQSIGVIVSGNIMVDRRYLAEPGNIVLDDQSDISAFSKLAEAGKTQGVPMWLQLNHPGKQMYRSMNQVPIAPSAVPISGSAKSAFRPPRRMSTFEIKETIKKFVSAGIKAKEAGFTGVQIHAAHGYLVNQFLSPADNQRTDRYGGSLENRMRFLIEIYQGLRENLGSDFTIALKLNASDFKETGFGFEDCQQVVKTMSELGIDLIEISGGNYEAPVFGSEHENGASFLSYAVALSELTNVPIVSTGGFRKKDQMEEAIESGVSMIGLARPFVLQSDLVEVYRKTGNINLSTPRLTTKIPQIDQVLGVIIGVSYYEAQMKRIGRQRDVKISTNAWPYLLQTIKAHGLTALKPRRR